In the Bacillota bacterium genome, CAGTCGGCGGTGGGCGGCGAGGTGAGGGACGGCGACAGGGTGGACATCGTCGCTTCGGTACGCATCGAGGCGCCCACGGGCACCGTGGGGGTAGGCAAGGTGATTGCGCGGAACGTGCTGGTGCTGAAGGCGGTGAAGGGATCCGAGGGAAGCGGTACCCTGGTCCTCGCGCTGACCCCTTCGGAGATCGAGGACGTTGCCTTCGCCCTGTCCTCCGGCCGGCTGATGTTCGCGCTGAACCCCTATGAGACGGACGAGCAGGCCGCCGTCACCCCGGGCGTGACAGGGAGGGCCTGGCTCGAAAAGTATGGGTTCCCGGTTCCCGTAGAGCCGGGCAGGTGAGGGTCCATGAGCTACAAGGTCGTGCTGGTTGGAGGCCCCGGGTGGTTGAAGACGGCAGCTGGGGCGCTGCGCAGCCCGGAACTCAGGGTGGCGGGGTCTTTTTCCGACCCCGACCAGGCCATGAGGATGCTGGCAGAGCTGGTACCTGACGTGCTGCTCGTGGACTCCGGGATACCCGAGGCCATGGAAGTTGGTTCGCGGCTGGCCCGCGCCTGCCCGGAGGCGGTGGGGCTGCTCTGCGTGTCGCGCTACGATCCCGACCTGTGGCGGAACGCGCGGGTTTTCGGCCTGCGAGGGACGGTGCTCTCGCCCCCTGACCCGCAGGAAGTGATGGATGCCCTCAGCCAGGCGCGGGAGGAAGAGGTCAGGCGTGCCCCTGCGGTGCCGCCGCGAGCCGGCAGGGAGCAGGAGGAGGACCAGTACCCCGGCCCCCGCGGGGCTGCCGTGGTCGCGAGGCAGGAGGTCGTCTGCGTGTGGAGCCCCAAAGGCGGCGTCGGGAAGACGACGCTGGCCGTGAACCTGGCAGGGGCTTGCATGGGTGGCGCCCTGAAGCTCCGGTCCTGCGTCACCGAGTTCGACCCGTGCGGGAAGCTGCAGGTCGCCCTGCAGCTGCGTGACGGGTGCCTGACCGTGTCCGACCTGACCTCCGGGAAGGTATCGGAAAACGAAGCGCAGGTGGCACGGCACCCGTCTGGCCTGCACGCCCTCCCGGGGCCCCGCAAGCTCCTGGGAGGGGATCTGGGCGACGCTGAGGGGGCGCGGCAGGTCCTCGAGTGGCTCAAGCGCAGGTTCGACGTGGTGGTGATCGACTGCGGCATCCAGCTCGACGACATGGTGGCGGTGGCCATGGAGGTAGCCAACCGGGTGCTGCTGGTCACCACCCTCGATGTGGTGTCGTTGAGGCTGCTCAACGAAGCCGAACAGTACGTGGTGACCATGGCCGAGGACCCCGGCAAGTGCTCCGTCGTGCTCAACATGGTGCCGAAGCGGCCCGACCTGCCCCTTTCCCGCATCACGGACCTGGTTCCGTTCCCGGTAGCGGCGCGCATCCCGGAAGACCCCAGCGTGCGCGTGTGCCAGAACCAGGGCGGGGTGGCGGTGGTGTCCAAACCCGACGGCCCCTTTGCCCAGGAGGTGAAGGTGCTTGCGGGGCAGGTGGCGCCGGCCGTGACCGTGGGGGCGCGGCGCCGCGGCCTGTTCGGGCTGTCGTTGAGGAGGTAGAGTAGGTGCCCAGAGATAGCTACGTACGGAAGAAGCTGGGGATGGAGGTCCCCGAAGCTGCTGAGGAGCGGGCCGCGCCGAAGAAAACCAGGGCCCCGGAGGAAGCCAAGCAAACGTCCGAACTGCTGGCGCGCGTGCGGGCCAGACTGCTCTCCGAAGTCCCCCAGAGCATGCTTCTGGAGAGGCACAAGCCGGACGTGCGGGGGAAACTGGAGGCGGCGGCGCGGGGGATCGTCGAGGAGGAAGCGGCACACCTGGGCCGGGTGGCGGAGAAGCTCCTGGTCCAGGAGATACTGTCGGACCTGTTCGGGTACGGGCCGATCCAGCACTTCGTTGACGATGCCGACGTGACGGAGATCATGATCAACGGCCCCGGAGAGGTGTGGATCGAGAAGAAGGGCAGGCTGGTCAAGACGGAAGTCGCCTTCCGCGACGTCCACCACCTGATGGGGGTGGTCGAAAAGATAGTCGGCCCCATCGGCCGGCGGGTGGACGAGTCTTCCCCCATGGTGGACGCGCGGTTGCCCGACGGGTCGCGAGTGAACGTGATCATCCCCCCGCTTGCGCTGAACGGCCCCTGCGTGACTATCCGGAAGTTCGGGCGAAAGCTGACCGCGGAAGACCTGGTGAGGCTGGGCTCGCTGGGCCCGAGGGATGTGGAGTTCCTGAGCGCGTGCGTGCGCGGCAGGCTCAACGTCCTGGTCTCGGGAGGCACCGGTTCGGGGAAGACGACCCTGTTGAACGTGCTCTCCGAGTTCATCCCGGGGGACGAGCGGATCATCACCATCGAGGACTCGGCCGAACTGCAGTTGAGCCACCCGCACTGGGTCAGGCTGGAGGCGCGGCCGCCGAACATCGAGGGCAGGGGCGAGGTGACCATCAGGCAGCTCGTGCGCAACTCCCTGCGGATGCGGCCTGACCGGATCGTCGTGGGCGAGGTGAGGACGGGGGAGGCGCTCGATATGCTGCAGGCCATGAACACCGGGCACGAAGGCAGCCTGTGCACTCTCCACGCCAACTCGCCGGCGGACGCCCTGCGGAGGCTGGGCACCATGGTGCTGATGGCTGGCGAAGACCTGCCCCACCGGGCCATCCAGGAGCAGATAGCCTCGGCCATTGACCTGGTGGTGCACCTGGCG is a window encoding:
- a CDS encoding AAA family ATPase translates to MSYKVVLVGGPGWLKTAAGALRSPELRVAGSFSDPDQAMRMLAELVPDVLLVDSGIPEAMEVGSRLARACPEAVGLLCVSRYDPDLWRNARVFGLRGTVLSPPDPQEVMDALSQAREEEVRRAPAVPPRAGREQEEDQYPGPRGAAVVARQEVVCVWSPKGGVGKTTLAVNLAGACMGGALKLRSCVTEFDPCGKLQVALQLRDGCLTVSDLTSGKVSENEAQVARHPSGLHALPGPRKLLGGDLGDAEGARQVLEWLKRRFDVVVIDCGIQLDDMVAVAMEVANRVLLVTTLDVVSLRLLNEAEQYVVTMAEDPGKCSVVLNMVPKRPDLPLSRITDLVPFPVAARIPEDPSVRVCQNQGGVAVVSKPDGPFAQEVKVLAGQVAPAVTVGARRRGLFGLSLRR
- a CDS encoding CpaF family protein, translated to MPRDSYVRKKLGMEVPEAAEERAAPKKTRAPEEAKQTSELLARVRARLLSEVPQSMLLERHKPDVRGKLEAAARGIVEEEAAHLGRVAEKLLVQEILSDLFGYGPIQHFVDDADVTEIMINGPGEVWIEKKGRLVKTEVAFRDVHHLMGVVEKIVGPIGRRVDESSPMVDARLPDGSRVNVIIPPLALNGPCVTIRKFGRKLTAEDLVRLGSLGPRDVEFLSACVRGRLNVLVSGGTGSGKTTLLNVLSEFIPGDERIITIEDSAELQLSHPHWVRLEARPPNIEGRGEVTIRQLVRNSLRMRPDRIVVGEVRTGEALDMLQAMNTGHEGSLCTLHANSPADALRRLGTMVLMAGEDLPHRAIQEQIASAIDLVVHLARLRDGSRRVTSIAEVGGLDASGSPEIRELFRFVQDGDGGKLVPTGRVPEFSEKLAFYGESLDPGWFRDDTQ